The proteins below come from a single Geobacillus thermoleovorans genomic window:
- a CDS encoding YobA family protein, whose translation MAGCSGQTDRYAIEGYVVRKEGGSILVVSSDPQDFRSTGGLKEFYNAILVSSAPARVNIGQKVQVWIDGGIAESYPGQGKAGKVLVVPSSPRDGASLSEEEAIRQALKQEESRLEHMIPVIRAVHYDKQADTWMIQIKDAHERTEFDVRIKDE comes from the coding sequence TTGGCAGGTTGTAGCGGGCAAACTGACCGCTATGCCATTGAAGGGTATGTCGTGAGAAAAGAAGGGGGGAGCATTTTGGTTGTCAGTTCTGATCCGCAAGATTTTCGTTCCACAGGCGGGCTTAAAGAGTTTTATAATGCCATCTTGGTTTCTAGTGCACCAGCGCGAGTGAACATTGGTCAAAAAGTTCAAGTTTGGATAGATGGGGGGATTGCTGAATCGTATCCAGGCCAAGGGAAGGCGGGCAAAGTATTGGTTGTGCCAAGCTCTCCGCGTGATGGCGCCAGCTTATCGGAGGAGGAGGCGATTCGCCAAGCGTTGAAACAAGAAGAGAGTCGGCTCGAGCATATGATTCCTGTGATTCGGGCTGTTCATTATGACAAACAAGCGGACACTTGGATGATTCAAATAAAAGACGCCCATGAACGAACGGAATTCGACGTTCGGATCAAAGATGAATAA
- a CDS encoding ABC transporter substrate-binding protein: MLQKKWTSLLAMLMALFVLLVPLAQPAAPVEAASKTRVFKTELGKLVIKGTPKRIVTLSMAGTDAVVTLGLKPVGYTISNSGTVPTYLRNKLKGVPSVGALSAPSLERIAALKPDLIIIDHEFEFHKAIIPQLKKIAPVAGFRANSYKEAMNQLLVLGDILGRKAKAKSFVNQFYKELKSQQAKLKDKNLRVLGFFVNKDGINVWQDNSFSGSIFTALKADYAFKEKGDEYSDFKTVSLERILEIDPDVLFAYTDPGKNDLKKVKANPIWSQLKAVKEKRVVEVNRDLWSRSRGPLAAKLIVKEAASILKRYQ; encoded by the coding sequence GTGTTGCAGAAAAAATGGACCTCTCTTCTTGCCATGCTGATGGCGCTGTTCGTGCTGCTTGTGCCGTTGGCTCAACCGGCTGCGCCTGTCGAGGCCGCATCCAAGACAAGGGTGTTTAAGACGGAGCTTGGCAAGCTGGTGATCAAAGGTACCCCGAAGCGGATTGTCACGTTAAGCATGGCGGGGACAGATGCGGTTGTCACGTTAGGCTTAAAGCCAGTGGGGTATACGATTTCCAATTCTGGAACGGTGCCTACATACTTGCGCAATAAACTAAAAGGGGTGCCAAGCGTTGGGGCACTTAGCGCCCCGAGTTTAGAGAGAATCGCAGCGCTCAAACCGGATTTGATCATTATCGACCATGAATTTGAGTTCCATAAAGCGATTATCCCTCAGCTGAAAAAGATTGCGCCAGTAGCGGGATTTCGTGCGAACAGCTACAAAGAAGCCATGAATCAGCTTCTTGTATTGGGAGACATCTTAGGGCGGAAGGCGAAGGCAAAATCGTTTGTGAATCAGTTTTATAAAGAATTGAAATCGCAGCAGGCAAAATTAAAAGATAAAAATCTTCGTGTATTGGGCTTTTTCGTCAATAAAGATGGCATTAATGTATGGCAGGACAACTCATTCTCCGGATCGATTTTTACGGCGCTTAAGGCTGATTATGCATTTAAGGAAAAAGGGGATGAATACTCCGACTTTAAAACAGTAAGTTTAGAAAGAATTTTAGAAATCGATCCAGACGTGCTGTTTGCCTATACGGATCCTGGGAAGAATGACCTGAAAAAAGTGAAAGCCAACCCGATTTGGTCCCAATTAAAAGCGGTGAAAGAAAAGCGGGTGGTGGAAGTCAATCGCGATCTTTGGTCTCGCAGTCGGGGACCGTTGGCGGCAAAATTGATTGTAAAAGAAGCGGCATCCATTTTAAAACGTTATCAGTGA
- a CDS encoding FecCD family ABC transporter permease, with protein MRKRDVGLVAGLALLLVIIVPLSACFGDVKIPVSQVWEAFFNRKSSLNGEIVWEYRLPRILVGLFVGANLAVSGALLQAVTQNPLAAPNVIGMTAGASLFAVLALLIIPHFPVSGLPFVTFFGALFAGLCVYAFAWKKGMDKGRFALSGIAFDALFQAVITGILVFATKGIDAAVIWLAGSLWGRTWEHVFLIVPWSVIGLGFAYLCYRRMNVLQLHDDIAASLGLRVQAARFLIFLIAVGLCGSAVAVSGPIGFVGLVIPHLARLLTRADYQRLIPVSALLGAILMISADTAGRTIAAPIEIPVGILTAFIGAPYFLFLLRRAKL; from the coding sequence ATGCGTAAGCGTGATGTGGGACTTGTGGCTGGTTTGGCATTGCTTCTTGTCATCATCGTGCCGCTCAGCGCTTGTTTCGGGGATGTGAAAATCCCTGTTTCGCAAGTATGGGAGGCATTTTTCAACCGAAAGTCTTCCCTGAATGGGGAAATCGTGTGGGAATATCGCTTGCCAAGGATATTGGTTGGGCTGTTTGTCGGTGCCAACCTCGCCGTATCCGGAGCGCTGTTGCAAGCCGTGACGCAAAACCCGCTTGCTGCTCCGAATGTCATTGGAATGACGGCTGGCGCCAGCTTGTTTGCTGTGTTGGCGCTGCTGATCATTCCGCATTTTCCTGTCAGCGGCCTGCCGTTCGTCACCTTTTTCGGGGCTCTCTTCGCCGGCCTTTGCGTGTATGCGTTTGCCTGGAAGAAAGGAATGGATAAGGGCCGGTTTGCTCTATCGGGAATTGCTTTTGATGCCTTGTTTCAGGCCGTCATTACAGGGATTTTGGTTTTTGCGACCAAAGGGATTGATGCCGCGGTCATTTGGTTGGCGGGGAGTTTATGGGGACGGACATGGGAACATGTTTTTCTCATTGTTCCCTGGTCGGTGATCGGACTCGGATTTGCTTATCTTTGTTATCGCCGCATGAATGTTTTGCAGCTGCATGATGATATAGCGGCGAGTTTGGGACTGCGTGTCCAAGCAGCCCGTTTCCTGATTTTTCTCATTGCGGTCGGCTTGTGTGGAAGCGCCGTAGCTGTATCGGGTCCGATTGGATTTGTGGGACTGGTCATCCCCCATCTTGCCCGTTTGTTGACAAGGGCCGATTATCAGCGGCTCATTCCGGTCAGCGCCTTATTAGGAGCGATTTTGATGATCAGCGCGGATACGGCAGGAAGAACCATCGCGGCGCCAATCGAAATCCCAGTCGGCATCTTAACGGCATTCATCGGTGCGCCGTATTTTCTCTTTCTGCTTCGACGAGCAAAATTATAA
- a CDS encoding FecCD family ABC transporter permease, with translation MSSLAYGKRAIWISSMLVLGIILLIIVSLVSGPFFVPIPKVLDVLLHDDGSKARTVVWNLRFPRALLAVLIGASLAVAGAMMQCLTKNPMAEPKIMGVSAGAAAMVVLIEYFFAGLPLLFFSPLVFLGAAVGGATVYSLSLKRGSLSPVRLTLAGVAVSAFLHAITVGILVLLGQDAAAVYAWLAGGLNGLTWRHVSLIAPWSLAGLLLSIMIASKMDLLELGDDTAKGLGVHVGILKTVMAVIIIILAGSAVSVSGVIGFIGLIIPHIVRKMVGVNYTYIVPVSALCGGMLLLTADLLARLVAQPIELPVGVFTAAIGCPYFLYLIRKQGEWNA, from the coding sequence ATGTCATCTTTGGCATACGGAAAAAGAGCGATATGGATCAGTTCGATGTTAGTGTTGGGCATCATTTTGTTGATCATCGTTTCTTTAGTCTCTGGTCCGTTTTTTGTGCCGATTCCAAAAGTGCTGGATGTCCTTTTGCATGACGATGGATCCAAAGCACGAACGGTTGTCTGGAATCTACGGTTTCCCCGTGCGCTTTTGGCGGTTTTGATTGGGGCGAGTTTGGCTGTAGCTGGAGCGATGATGCAATGTTTAACGAAAAATCCAATGGCCGAGCCAAAAATCATGGGAGTGTCGGCCGGCGCTGCTGCGATGGTTGTTCTAATCGAATATTTTTTCGCCGGCCTTCCCCTTCTTTTCTTTTCTCCCCTTGTCTTTTTGGGGGCGGCGGTTGGAGGGGCGACCGTATATAGTTTGTCGCTGAAGAGAGGATCCCTTTCCCCCGTCCGTTTAACACTCGCTGGAGTAGCGGTCAGCGCATTTTTGCATGCGATCACCGTCGGAATTTTGGTCTTGCTTGGCCAGGATGCGGCCGCCGTATATGCCTGGTTGGCCGGTGGGTTAAACGGCTTGACATGGCGCCATGTTTCGCTGATCGCTCCATGGTCTCTCGCCGGCTTGCTCCTCTCCATCATGATTGCTTCGAAAATGGATCTGTTGGAGCTCGGCGATGATACAGCCAAAGGGCTTGGTGTTCATGTGGGGATTCTCAAAACTGTGATGGCAGTCATTATTATTATTTTGGCTGGAAGTGCGGTGTCCGTATCCGGGGTCATCGGGTTTATCGGCTTGATCATTCCGCACATCGTCCGAAAAATGGTCGGGGTGAACTATACGTATATCGTTCCAGTCAGCGCCTTGTGCGGAGGAATGTTGCTTTTGACGGCTGACTTGCTTGCACGCTTGGTGGCGCAGCCGATTGAACTTCCTGTCGGGGTGTTTACCGCCGCCATTGGTTGCCCATATTTTTTGTATTTGATTAGGAAGCAGGGCGAATGGAATGCGTAA
- a CDS encoding Ig-like domain-containing protein: MGWKKWMISSFVTASLVIAGAAESEAYAAKPAKLAIESAQPVNASTVKEYIVKGKGLKGAKIKIVITDGKASVTHYTVVQKSGSFEAPVNVSTLRDGTLTVSVTQIIKGQKHSRVQKKIIKDTKAPSVPVITNKGWINAKQQNAYAVQGTAEPHSAVKVSLSDGKQRITKTVHADGKGRFRAVIDARKLAEGEITVSAVSVDSAGNQSGQSKKVLRKDVSIEAPELLNEGYINAFNYEAYPVTGTGTPGEKVVVEAADGKKSVSASGLVDEDGNYEVEINTSSLKDGKITIRVKTIDQAGNESRMASVVLIKSLTSPAKPSIENKGYVNASADATAYEVTGKGEPGAEVEVTLSDGTNEISTVGTVEENGRYRVEADISPLSDGLITITAVQTSATGNVSPEATTTVWKDTAVAAPSLNALPAVTNQNQAAYTIAGTAESNASVQIIITDGQKSLVERTSADSNGNFSKTIDLSAFNNGQLMIIVTQEDKAQNHSEATTATVTKGQ, from the coding sequence ATGGGTTGGAAAAAATGGATGATTTCTAGTTTCGTAACAGCCAGTTTAGTCATAGCGGGTGCGGCGGAGTCTGAAGCATATGCGGCGAAACCGGCCAAGCTTGCCATTGAAAGTGCACAGCCGGTGAATGCTTCAACTGTGAAAGAGTATATCGTAAAAGGAAAAGGGCTCAAGGGAGCGAAGATCAAAATTGTGATCACCGATGGAAAAGCATCTGTCACTCATTACACTGTTGTTCAAAAGAGCGGATCGTTTGAAGCGCCGGTCAACGTATCGACATTACGAGATGGGACATTGACGGTGTCTGTCACGCAAATCATCAAGGGACAGAAGCATAGCCGCGTACAAAAAAAGATTATCAAGGATACGAAGGCGCCTTCCGTTCCGGTGATCACGAATAAAGGATGGATCAATGCCAAGCAGCAGAACGCTTATGCTGTTCAAGGAACAGCAGAACCCCATAGCGCTGTGAAGGTTTCATTGAGCGATGGAAAGCAGCGCATCACCAAAACGGTGCATGCAGACGGCAAAGGGAGATTCCGAGCGGTGATCGATGCGAGAAAACTGGCGGAAGGAGAGATTACGGTCTCCGCGGTTAGCGTGGATTCGGCAGGAAACCAAAGCGGCCAATCGAAGAAAGTGCTTCGGAAAGATGTGAGCATAGAGGCCCCTGAACTGTTGAATGAAGGATATATTAACGCTTTCAACTATGAAGCGTATCCAGTCACGGGGACAGGCACGCCTGGAGAGAAAGTGGTGGTGGAGGCTGCTGATGGAAAAAAATCCGTCTCAGCGAGCGGACTTGTGGATGAAGATGGGAATTATGAAGTAGAGATCAATACTTCTTCTCTGAAGGACGGGAAGATCACGATCCGTGTGAAAACGATCGATCAGGCGGGAAATGAAAGCCGGATGGCAAGCGTCGTCCTCATCAAATCGTTGACCTCTCCTGCCAAGCCGTCTATTGAGAATAAAGGATATGTGAACGCCAGTGCAGATGCAACTGCTTATGAGGTGACGGGCAAGGGAGAGCCAGGGGCGGAAGTGGAGGTCACTTTGTCCGATGGAACGAATGAAATCAGCACAGTCGGTACGGTGGAAGAAAACGGGAGATACCGTGTAGAAGCTGATATTTCCCCGTTAAGCGATGGACTGATTACCATTACAGCCGTTCAAACGAGTGCAACGGGCAATGTAAGCCCAGAGGCAACCACGACGGTTTGGAAGGATACCGCTGTTGCCGCTCCATCATTGAACGCCCTGCCAGCCGTTACGAATCAAAATCAAGCGGCATATACGATCGCAGGAACGGCAGAAAGCAACGCATCGGTGCAAATCATCATTACGGATGGACAAAAATCTCTCGTTGAACGGACGTCGGCGGACTCGAATGGGAATTTTTCGAAGACGATCGATCTGTCTGCATTCAACAATGGCCAGCTGATGATCATTGTGACACAAGAAGACAAAGCGCAAAACCATAGTGAAGCGACCACAGCGACGGTGACGAAAGGGCAATAA